Sequence from the Solea senegalensis isolate Sse05_10M linkage group LG1, IFAPA_SoseM_1, whole genome shotgun sequence genome:
TAGTCATCACATTGGGCTTGTGCATGAGACGTTTTAATTTGGTACACATCTACAAATAATTTGGATAGACACGTTGTACAATTTTAACCCGTTTTGGAAACATGTCTGGGAGGGTATTTGGGGTAATGAGgtcaggagacagagagaaacccACGCAACGACTGGCATCAAAGTGAATATTCCTATGGTGTACAGCATAGAGAGATGGGCAGCCGACCCTGCTGTCTGACTGTGGtgcactgcagcacagaggagTCAGTCACTCCAGCTCCATCCACAGCTGCTGTGGGGTGTGATATTGTGGACACATATGCTTCAAGTGTAATAGCAGTTAACCTGCACAATGACACACTGACGAACAGCACGGTGTCACTATGCGTCTGAAAACCTGACTGATCCACTGACTCAATCGTGGACAAGCGAAATCGATGTTTGCAGCCGGTCTGATAAACCGAGACACTCGAAACAACGGATCCGATGTCAGTGGCGTTTTGTCGCATCTTCAGTGACCCCCCCTCCCCTTATTCCCAAATCCGCTCCAACAAAACGGTGTAGGATGCAAACCCAGCCCCTCAAATACCGCAGACTGCTGCCTCTGCGTCGTCTGTCTACTTCACACCCTCCAACCGACCTGCACCAGGTCCATTAATAAAATGAAGTCGTCCCTTCGGTCCTGCCTATGCCTCCATCTCAACAGGGGTGGTGGACCATGCAGACCCCGCTGAAGCCCGTCACCAGCTATCGTCCGTCAGGGCAGACAGAGGCGATCAGCTGCACGGGGGCCATTCTCCACCCCATCTTTGTTGACCGGTCTATTTGTTAGCTTGCCACGGTCCCTGATTCTTATGGCTACCAAGTGATAGCTAGCCGACTAACCGTGTGCAATGTCGTATTTGAAGCGTGTGCATGGGTGATGACTATAACCGACAGGTCGCTGGTCATTTCTGCAGCAGCATTTGATGCATCGTAAGGACACACTGCTGCTACTGGGTTACTAGCACGAGCACACCCCGGCGGTTCAGACGCAGCTCGGTGTTGATAAATGGAATAGAAACATGCGATTACCGTAAGCAGGTCGCCTTTCCAAGCAAATGGACTCGCAGAACAGCGGCGGCCTGTCCTACCGTCGCCCCTGAAGCTCTCCTGTTTCTCCGTCTCGCATTTTTTGCAAcgagttttttttcccccagcggCACGAGCTGCTCCCTGGCGCAGAGAAACTGGTGCCGCTGTTGCGCCAAGATGGCTGTCGGCACCACGCATGTCACCACCCATTTTTACTGCACTGCGTGAACCACAATGGCGGTTATTGTCGACCAGGCGACAGTGGTAACGTGAAACGCATGTGACTCAAAATTAGTCAGAAAAAAATCAAGTGGACCGACTGTTTTCACACACCAGAGACGAGCCGACCACGGCTTGACACGGTGTCCATGTGGGCTCTCGCCGGCTCAGACAATGCCCTTCACTTACCGGATCTTCAATCGAGGCCTCTCCTTCTTCTAACCCCGGGTCTTCGTCGCCGACACCAGGGTCTTCCAGTTCAGGGTGTCCAGGGTCTGAATCTAATAGAGACTCCTCCGTCAGTCCGTTGCCGAACTCCGCCATTGCCCTGATCCTGCTGTACAGACGCTCCTCGTGGCCAAACCAACGTTGCAGGCCCCGACTCTCACGCGGGGGGTAGCGGAGTGAGCGGGCgacggagagagaaaaaaaacggcGGAAAACGCCGCTCGGTAAAGTTAAAATGCGGAATAAATTGCGCGTGAGAGTTCCAGCCACTATTCAGACAACGCACAATGGTGGCCAGAAGCTTCCGTCTGACCCGCTGTCTCGTAATACTGGTGCGGGTTCCCGGTTTATTTACTAAAATGTGTACACGGAAAGGCGATAGAGAGGTTCCGTCCCTCTACTCCAGACATGGATGCCGGGGGCGGAGCTACGCAGCACTGCGGGCGTACAACTCTCAATCCCATTCGTCAGCACACGTTTCGTCACAGACTTTTGTGACGCCTGCCACGTTCCTATTGGATGACTCAGCAGGACGTTCCGGTTTCTATATTAAAAATGAGCATTTGATTAGATGAAAATAATGTCAATCAAAACCTGGCAGACGAAAGTCAATTAGTTGAGCCAATGATTAAACGAACGTAATTTTAGTTCATGAAAAAAAGACACGATCGGAAAATCAAATCAGCTGTTTTGTGATCGTTCACTCGAAAGCCACCAAACTGGGAGATATAGTACAACTatcaaggaaataaaaaagaagttaAATACATGACAAAGCCCAAATTATGTCCTTTTATGTGATGTTGCACTTTGAACTATGTGATGACTGTGAGTCAGAGTGTATTCATGGAATACTGAGGGGAAGAATTAGGAATCCGAATGAAAACGGGGTTTTCAGCACCACTATTGgtgttttgaaagaaaaaaaatttttaataaataaccCACTTCACAAGGGAAATACATTTTTGGCTCTAATTTTacacatgtaaagaaaaaaatactaaagaaaataataatactagttcTGTTTGGGTgcatgaaatatttacatataactATACTACAACGGAGTTGATCCATTTTGTTAGGCAAATGTTGAGGGAACTGGATTTGTGAATGTCAAACCTGAATtaatgtgctaaaaaaaaaatctattgtcCATACTCACAATATTGTTTCTACAAAGTGAGCACATCAATATATTGAAAGGTAGctaaaatgattatttacaAGGATCATTTCTAATTAAAATTCtaattaatagttttttttattatagttttTCCTTTTGAAATGTAACCAGTTGGCGTTCCCttagtttgtctgtttttatcagAACCTCAGGGAAGCTTTTGAAGAGTCAAAAGTTCGTATTACAGTTCAAAGTTACCATGAGTATTCGCCTTTAAAGCATACGTTTCCTAATCTTTGTGCTTTATTCAGTTTTTCATAGGTCTCTTTGGAGCCATGCGTTCAACTTTGCTGTACGTTCCTTTGTTTTCCACAGTCAATGACTGACCTAGTTTTTAGTCTTTGTGTGGTGAACTCCCATGTATTTGATTACTGTCCCCTTAGGtttaacacaaatatctttggaaatcagtgtttctgattgactcaagcaagtccagttgcctacagctaactactgaagatgactatgacctggataaCTGATAATCTCATGTTTATTATATGTTAATCCTTGTAGCTAGGTGTAGTTATTGGAATTTGATGTTTCTTCAAGAGAAACTGTTGTCATGttggctgaaaaaaaaataattacagaactagttgtagtagtagtcgTAGTATTTGCTGTAGccaatataaacacatttgattAAATGAGACAAACCCCAAGGTCTCCTACAAACATCTTCATCTGGAAAGGAGTGGCGTTGGTTAATAAGACTAACTACATTCCTAAATATGCtcttaagaaaataataatctacATATCAGTCGTTTCAATTTCAAATccaggatttgtttgtttttgagtcgTTATCGCTAGTTCAATTATGGGAGAACATATCCCAAAACTTGTTATCTTCCAATTTATAGCTCTCTTTGTTCTTAGtccaaaaatgtgtgtatgtccTTAAACCCAACAAGCACACAGGTTGTTGTtcaactgattttatttcttttttccgtATATCAAAGAAAGCATAATGGAGACCAACACAAAAGGCAGGTACAAGTGAGGAGGGAAAATTAAGCTTAATCAAAAATCTAACAATTCATAACAACACTGCCACTATTATTGTTCAATATTCAAAAGGAATACCTTACTCTTTTGGAGCAGAGGTGGCATTTAAACCATTATGGATCAAtaatattcaaaaaaaacagtgatgagTAATGATAAATTGTATAAGTAGTAGTACAGTTATAACAATAGTGATAATCAAAGTGACAAAACATAAGAGAATAAAAAGCAGATCTCCATAAAAACCTATCTAGTTTGGACAGTGcaacaccgtgtgtgtgtgtgtgtgtgtgtgtgagtgagtgagagagatcCCAGTCTTGAGGTCCAAGCACTGATGTCCTTGCTTTACAGACAAGTTACAGTTTCAAACAGGAGTTATTAATATTCATGAAAGCACATTGTCACCATCTTCGTTGCAAAAACCACACCAAGTGTTGTGTTAATGgttgtgtcttttttaaatgtctgcagctggtgcaaaaaaaaaataaaaaattgtggACTAGTGCAAGTGTCAAGCCGTGGGATGTCCTTTACAGTTTGCATTTATGAATGCCTCTCCTGCTCTGTCAACCTCAAGATAGCTTTTTGGTTTTTGAATGACAAAGCAATGGGAGGATTACTTTGGAATATcagttattttttaatatatttctgTACaaaagttcatgttttcattttgcattttgttaaAACTATCAATAGTAACATTAATATACAACTTAAATCGAAGGAAAACATCTTTAGTATGTTATGTGTCCTTCAACACAGCACCATCTTATTAGCTCTCAgtcaacacatttaatgtttCCCAATTTGCTTGCTAGACTGAAGTATTTCTTAGTCCCTTAAGGATGCAGGTAATACCCATCTTTCTCCCTTGTCACTGTTTCCAGATGTCAGGTGTCTTTTTCACAGCACGTACATAACCAGGATTagtaacttaaaaaaaaaaaaagaacaaaatagaaAACAGGGGACAGACAATAGTGTGGGAAACGGCTCATTTCGAGCACCTTTCTATAAATATTCAAGAGGATTGATTTTGGCCTAAATAAAATCTCTTATACCAATTTTAATTGCTTTATGTTGATATAAATACTGAAGTGAATAAAAATGCAGACCTTAACGTTATCATATGCACATCACTcatggaaaagaaaatggtaaAATTCAAGGACTCAGTCTGCACCTATGGGCAAAATGTAGATGAAATTAATTCACCAATATTATACGAAGACCACCTGGCCTTGACCTGATATACCTGGTGGTGCCTCCTCTTAAGGCGGTTATATTTCTAAACACACCTACATTGATAGAAAACTATCTCCTTGTCAGTCTGAAGAGCTGTATTCCAACATGAGATCAAAAATATTTGGGTGGAACGTTAAATCCACAGGATCAAACATCTGTTGTAAAAAGCATGATAGTTGGTTATTGTTCTTGAAAACCAGAAAGACGAGAACTTCAGACATGACTTGTCTTTTCCCATATAAAGATGACATTCAGAGACTTTCCATTTTGGAACAGAGCTCTTCTCCATTTGTTCCTAGGTTTGTATCTTTCACAATATTATTCTCACACCTAAAGCATGTTTCATTAGACTAGAAAAGCAAAATCGTTTTATTTCAGGTGATTTATATTAAGGCATCCAACATGCATTATTGTATCTTCCCATAAAAAGACACTCGCATCAGAATgcttaaaaacatttcaaacaatgtaaaatgtgtcaaagtgCGCTATGCCAGGACTCTGCGGTCCATGGCTTCTTTTTGCCCTGTCTGTTTGGATTGTCgtgaaaaatgaacatttactGGGGACAATTCAACAGCCCTGTTCTCTCTGAAGTACCTCATTTTTTACATCCCAAGACGATAGACACAACAGTCTTCAGATCACACTGCCATGGCAAATTAAAAGGTGACAGTCAATACCAGTTAATCCTCTTTCAATTCTTCAGTCCAGTCGTGTCTTGCACAAGCGATCTTTGCTTTACAAGTGAAAGGAGGCATAAGAAAAGCAATTCCACAGGAGCAAACTGGGAGTTACTAATGTGAGTATTTCATGTTATTATcccaaaaaaagtgtttctggGCCCACCTGCAAATGGCCACTTCCAAAGAGGAAATACTTTTGCATCAGTCTTTCGGGTAGGACAGTTCAAGCATGGCAAGTTGAGTGCCTTTACAAACTAGAGGAAGTTCGCTGAAGTAAGGTATTATATAACCACAGGGTTAGGACCAAAAGTGTTTGGACAAAGTGTATGAGGATCAAGGAAAACTTGAGACACATTGATCACTAATCAGACAGCAGCTGATTACGTGAGACACAGCGTGGAAGTAGTCTGCTGTTGCGTTAACTCCAGATGAAGTCTGTAGATTAGTGGATTGTAAGTCAGTGAAGGTTGAGCAAAGGATAGCGGGTGCAGGGGGAGCCAACTTCAAAAACTAAATGATATTAGCTTTTGATGAGTGCTCAAGTTTGTTTATTAAAAGCTGAGAAGCCCATATGGGTCCAAGAATAGTCAGTGTGCAGACCAATCCTGATCTGGGTCTCTAACTGTTGCTGGTGACCGTTGGTGGAGGGGACTCAATACTCATCTCTCCTCCAGAACCTGCACCCGAGCTGATAACTGGAGAGGAATGAGAGACACTTCCAGGTCCGCCATTACCGGTGCCATTTTTGTTGACAAGCGTCGTTGGCTGGCCAAAGTTAGTGGTTCTCAGGGTTGCAAGGTGACGTGGGGAGAAGACATGGGCCCTCGCTGCAGCCCGGGATTCAAAGGAGACATTGCAGACCTCACAGCGACCTGACAGGGCCTCCTTTGACACCGCCTGTCCAGCCACCGTGGAAGTTGCAGGTTCGGTAACTGTCAGATTAACTGGTTTGGGCAGGATGGGACGATTAGCTTTGAGAGCGTTGTACTGCAAGTAGCTTCCTGAGCTCAGGTCCAGTTTTCCACCTGACAAAGGAGACTGAGAAAAGGGAagtggacagagagacaaagagagaaaacatttaGTGTCATGTTTGTCAAGGGCTTAATTTGTTGCAGATTGTATCACAAAGTATTTTCCAATAGTGACAGTAATGCTATAATGTACTTCCACTGTCAAGTAGTTTGTAAGTTCACCTATGCATCTAAGAAAAACTCAGTTCATAACGAACAAACAAGATTAAagtaaaagaagagaaaaataaaaccaagtGCAAAGAGCAGATAGACTACTGGCTACTATAACATGCTAACttaatattgttaaaataatgcTGATGGACAACATTTCActttcagagagaaaaaaagacattagcaacttaaatacattttaataagtttcaaaacaaatatttattgaaTGCCAAGtttcaaaaatgatttaaatattgaCCAAAcaagatgcttttttttatagtttgtaaaaaaaaaaataagacttagtctgtgatttttattactcttatacacacacatgtgattaTTCATTAAACAGCATTGATATTAAATTATGTCCACTTACCAATTTTTCTTGCTGCAACCTCCAACGCTTCTCCTTGGCTCTGGTATTTTGGAACCAGATTTGCACCACTTTGAGTGGCAGATTGAGCTCAGTGCCTATTGCCTCACACTCCATGGCATTAGGGTGAGCACAGGTCTCGTAACAGGACTGCAGGATGGACAACTGTAGGCAGGACAAATGTGTGCGAGGCCTGCGGCTGGATGAGTGGGGCAGAAAACCGCTTTCTGTTGGACTTGATTTAGCCACAGCTGGGGTGTTTGGGATGGCCACTTTGGCAGAGCTGGGGGTGTTTGGGCTGACTGGAGCAATGCTCGGGGTAGGTGGAGGGGGGATGGTACGAGGAGGCGTATGTGTGGGGAGACCCAATTGTTCTCTTGATATAGTGTTGATCTTTATGGGGACCTTGGGAGTCCAGTAGTTAAGCccattctgtttttgtgctACCACTGTTGTGGCAGGAGGCCTGTTGTTAATGGGAGTTGAGGGCAGTTTGGGCACCATGCGATTAGTGGTCCCTGGTCCAGGACCTATCTCATTCTCATCGTCTCTCTCTTCATCAGTCTTTTCTTCCTCGCTCTCATCTTCTAGCTTTCGTTTCTGGGCTGGTCTTGGGGCAATGGGGATTGGATCCTTGGTGGGAGCTGAGAGAACAGGGGTGGTGACTTTGGGTGCAACTTTGACCATAGTGACATTGCTGGTGGTTTCAAGCTTGGTCTTTGGCACTGCACTGCTGCTCAAAGGAGAGACCACAGTAGAAGAAACCACCTCCTTAGGCTTGATGGGAACTGGTGTTACTTTTTTCACTATCATTGGTTTGCCTTCAACCTTCACGGGCTCACTCTCTGTCTTGATGAGGGTGCGAACAATTGGAGTAGTTGTAATACATCCAGTATTGTTTGAAGTGGGCTTGTTAGAAAATATGGGTTTGGTGAGAGGCCAGGTAAATTTGATGAGAGGTTTGCCCACTGCTGCCAGTGTGCCATCACTGATAAATCTGACCTCACCCTTTCGTTCCCTTGCCCTCATGTTCTGGAACCAAATCTGAACAACCTTCTTTGGAAGGTGGACCCACTCTGAAATCTGTTCAAACTCATGTTTCCCAGGATTTGGGTCTTTGAAATAGCAGCCATACAAAATATCAAGTTGGTCAGCTTGAATGATGGTTCTTGAACGTCGCATATCCCGATACCTTTTTCCTTTagccttcctctgctgctgctgctgctgctgctcttgctccctctccttctctctctcctttactCGTTCCCTTTCCAATAGCAAAGAATTAGTTTTCTCTGTCGCCCTCATGTAAATACTAGACTTTGTCATATTATTGCAGTTAACGAGACTCATACTGCTGTTGGAGGAGGCCATGGCACTCACAGATTCAGGCTTAACTTGGACAACTACGAGACCTTTGGATGTAGGTCTCAGGCCAAGCCCATCCAGCAATTGCCCTTTCTGTGCAGCAATTTTGTCAGCcaaagatgatgaagaggaggcagATTTTGAGCTGTTTTTCCCCATGCTGAGGTCTAGAGCAGACTCGCAGTCCCCACCATTTGGCAGATAATGAGAAATTTGGTTGTGTGAGGAGAGAGACTGCGACAAAGGAGAGCCCGAGAAGCGTGTGATGGTTGGTGGATTTGTAAAGACTGGTATCTTGCTCCCATCAATCAGTGAAGGGGTAAGAGAGAGAACATATGGACTGATGAACTGGGTAGAAAAGTGAGCGAGAGACAATGGGAGTGAGTGTAAAGCACTGGTTGAAATCTCAGGATGTTCCAATGTATGGAGCTGCGAACTTGGAGGATCCCCTTGGGCCTCCAGCTCTAGATCCACATCTGGGTCCTGTCTCTCCTTCTTCACCTCCACCTCATCATGCTCAAACTCccccttttgttttttccttttggttCCCTGACTTCCTCCACCCTCATCATCTTCATATTCCTCCTCTGcatcagagagaaacacagtcGTGGAGCGCAAGACCTTTCCTCCAACTGACACTTTATCACCATGAACCTCCCGCAGCACTTCACCTTTAGCAGGGCTCTCAGTACCCTCCCTCAGAGATCCACTCTGACTCTCCTCATCAGACACAATGACAGAGGTGTAGACCTCATTTTCAGAGTCAGACGTAAGACAGTAATCTCCCTGACCCTCCATTCCAATGTCTCTCCGTCTACGCTTTCCTCTTGTTCTGGATAAATCTATTGCCTGACTCCCTGAAGCTTCAGCATCATCGTCGCCTTCTGCTATAATCAGTGAGTTTTCCTCATCATCATAGTCATTGTCAAAACTCTGGGTGTGTCGTGTAACTCCTGTCACACCCTGCAGGTTTTCTAACTCTGTGGCCCTCTGCTTTCTTTTAGCATGTCTGGCTTGATTCAGCCACCTACGTACCTCTTCTTCAGAAAGCCCCACCTCTCTGCCCAGTGCCTCACAGTCTTCACGGGGAGGACTTGCAGCATCAGCCTCGCTACGTGACTCAAAGAATGCCCAGAGAACCTCTGACTGGAACTCTGACAACAGTGGAAGTTCTGAAGTAATTGATCCTATTGTAGTACAAAAGGATCTAGTTTGGTTGTTAGTTAAGGCATTTGTAATAGGACTGGATTTTGGGGTCCCAAGAGAACCACAAGGGCTAGTCCCCGATTGTGATTTTTGTGGAGTAGAATCAGGACTAAGCATAAGGTTTAAATTTACAGGACTGAGGGTTGAGTTGCTGGGTACAGATGCAGAAGGCGAGAGACTGTTATTGCGGAGGCTTTTCTCTGTGCCCGCTGGGGAAA
This genomic interval carries:
- the zfhx2 gene encoding zinc finger homeobox protein 4, whose amino-acid sequence is MQEESGETPSSESNGVAEWLCPLCQKGQPDRSSLSLHLTEQHSVLPSCVDRLLDIAVLKQSASEREEDKGAQKSSDSESPQLKPGEGVGSEPSQSSKNSDATPTQGDKEMEEERIMEQEGGEPEPEPEEEGNKLTGAKQKNADENTEIPEASEKSVGKNGVPRENNTRSFKCNACLENFPSRTALSVHYNSASHIQRMTTGSAKQGGENDPQSPSVPVLSRPYVSNKPYQCAVCRVSYNHAITLESHMKSVLHQTRSRNAGIVAHAANSAATTAGLGGSTPTAPNTSSSSRNGSTQLVTTTNCASPGTVMVTATKDGEQIQTSQVAPSLLTSPVASAQAVSAFLTLLTSNPNTLSHSLLPSLFAAGAAPGAAAHQLVPQPQMVMPLILNGLQAQTQQHQENQQGQLLTQCVPFVGLSTAQQALLTQRLNSLQSQWPSAGLTADIQPEEQKQTIKCDGEQDSQHSVEAVEVPGQIKDRANWMTDNNKTEKPKKEDSKEAQCPIIEGKVKAESNEDNGKASRDSTTDGDCSTNQLDLEGDKAASLNLSPAGTEKSLRNNSLSPSASVPSNSTLSPVNLNLMLSPDSTPQKSQSGTSPCGSLGTPKSSPITNALTNNQTRSFCTTIGSITSELPLLSEFQSEVLWAFFESRSEADAASPPREDCEALGREVGLSEEEVRRWLNQARHAKRKQRATELENLQGVTGVTRHTQSFDNDYDDEENSLIIAEGDDDAEASGSQAIDLSRTRGKRRRRDIGMEGQGDYCLTSDSENEVYTSVIVSDEESQSGSLREGTESPAKGEVLREVHGDKVSVGGKVLRSTTVFLSDAEEEYEDDEGGGSQGTKRKKQKGEFEHDEVEVKKERQDPDVDLELEAQGDPPSSQLHTLEHPEISTSALHSLPLSLAHFSTQFISPYVLSLTPSLIDGSKIPVFTNPPTITRFSGSPLSQSLSSHNQISHYLPNGGDCESALDLSMGKNSSKSASSSSSLADKIAAQKGQLLDGLGLRPTSKGLVVVQVKPESVSAMASSNSSMSLVNCNNMTKSSIYMRATEKTNSLLLERERVKEREKEREQEQQQQQQQRKAKGKRYRDMRRSRTIIQADQLDILYGCYFKDPNPGKHEFEQISEWVHLPKKVVQIWFQNMRARERKGEVRFISDGTLAAVGKPLIKFTWPLTKPIFSNKPTSNNTGCITTTPIVRTLIKTESEPVKVEGKPMIVKKVTPVPIKPKEVVSSTVVSPLSSSAVPKTKLETTSNVTMVKVAPKVTTPVLSAPTKDPIPIAPRPAQKRKLEDESEEEKTDEERDDENEIGPGPGTTNRMVPKLPSTPINNRPPATTVVAQKQNGLNYWTPKVPIKINTISREQLGLPTHTPPRTIPPPPTPSIAPVSPNTPSSAKVAIPNTPAVAKSSPTESGFLPHSSSRRPRTHLSCLQLSILQSCYETCAHPNAMECEAIGTELNLPLKVVQIWFQNTRAKEKRWRLQQEKLSPLSGGKLDLSSGSYLQYNALKANRPILPKPVNLTVTEPATSTVAGQAVSKEALSGRCEVCNVSFESRAAARAHVFSPRHLATLRTTNFGQPTTLVNKNGTGNGGPGSVSHSSPVISSGAGSGGEMSIESPPPTVTSNS